The following coding sequences are from one Desulfosporosinus orientis DSM 765 window:
- a CDS encoding alkaline phosphatase family protein, whose translation MQRKAATEKVLCLGVDGMDPRLTRKYVDKGIMPNTKRLLEWGAAREDLVLLGGHPTVTPPMWTTLATGTNSNVHGITGFWRKSSNKTLDFMDYNLDSRLCKAEPVWNCFAEAGKKTLVWHWPGSSWPPTSDSPNLMVVDGTSPGSVGMAVSTVDPEFLVEADAEIKELGIAPKGNVQSVAPCVVENLDVGSTKADSEAGVKTDQGLTDGSFSTGMSLRVLIMGEEQQMTGITEAQLDVLRSPIKEPSGWEHAPEGAKEFIVMFSKGLLRRPCLILKGDNGEYNRVAIYKSKKDAEPIAVLEPGVMTRQVVDEGMKANGNKFRVSRNIKLLSIKPDGSKLNMWVSSGMDIDNDSVWHPKRIYKEITENVGYITPTTMVGCQDKTLITDIMLDNWYSTADWQSAAILHLIETEDLDAVFSHFHAIDLQAHMFIKHLAEKDFNRLPREDYEKFMEDIYIQTDYYLGKFIHLMDEGWTISVFSDHAQVASKHDIPFLGEIAGVNVRVMQELGFTVLKTDENGNELPEIDWEKTRAIAQREGHIYINLKGRESTGIVDPADQYELEEEIMTALYGYKDKKTGHRVVSVALRNRDAVLLGQGGPEAGDIYYCLAEGYNYDHADCLSTTLGEGDTSISPIFFVAGNGVKKGYYTDRLIRQIDFAPTMAVLGGVRMPAQCEGAPMYQILEEEY comes from the coding sequence ATGCAAAGAAAAGCAGCAACCGAAAAAGTATTGTGTCTGGGCGTAGATGGCATGGATCCCAGACTGACGCGTAAGTATGTGGATAAAGGTATAATGCCGAATACAAAAAGGCTACTGGAATGGGGCGCCGCCCGTGAAGATTTAGTTCTACTTGGCGGGCATCCGACGGTAACGCCTCCGATGTGGACGACCCTGGCCACAGGAACTAATTCCAATGTCCACGGGATCACAGGGTTTTGGAGAAAATCCAGTAATAAAACATTGGACTTTATGGATTATAACCTTGACTCAAGATTGTGCAAGGCAGAACCGGTTTGGAACTGTTTTGCCGAGGCGGGAAAAAAGACACTGGTATGGCATTGGCCGGGCAGCTCTTGGCCTCCAACCTCAGACAGTCCGAATTTAATGGTTGTCGACGGAACATCCCCCGGAAGTGTCGGTATGGCTGTTTCTACAGTCGATCCGGAGTTTCTTGTTGAAGCTGATGCTGAAATAAAAGAGTTGGGCATTGCGCCTAAAGGAAACGTTCAAAGTGTCGCCCCCTGCGTTGTCGAGAACCTTGATGTTGGTTCCACGAAAGCCGATTCGGAAGCAGGTGTAAAAACCGACCAGGGCTTGACAGATGGAAGTTTTAGCACCGGCATGTCTCTCAGAGTATTGATTATGGGTGAAGAGCAACAGATGACTGGCATAACCGAAGCTCAGTTAGATGTGTTAAGATCTCCGATTAAAGAACCGAGCGGCTGGGAACATGCGCCTGAAGGAGCCAAAGAATTCATTGTGATGTTTTCCAAGGGATTACTGCGCCGCCCCTGTTTAATTTTAAAAGGCGATAATGGCGAGTATAACCGGGTAGCTATTTATAAGAGCAAAAAAGATGCCGAACCTATCGCTGTCCTGGAACCGGGTGTTATGACCAGACAAGTAGTTGACGAAGGAATGAAAGCGAACGGAAATAAATTCCGCGTTAGCCGGAACATAAAGCTATTATCGATTAAACCGGACGGATCCAAACTGAACATGTGGGTATCAAGCGGTATGGATATTGATAATGACAGTGTCTGGCATCCTAAGAGAATCTACAAGGAAATTACGGAAAATGTCGGATATATTACACCGACTACAATGGTCGGCTGCCAGGATAAAACCTTGATTACCGACATAATGCTGGACAACTGGTACAGTACAGCGGATTGGCAGTCGGCTGCGATTTTGCACTTAATTGAAACCGAGGATTTAGATGCCGTATTTTCCCATTTCCATGCAATTGACTTGCAGGCGCATATGTTCATCAAGCATCTGGCTGAAAAGGACTTTAACAGATTGCCGCGCGAAGATTATGAAAAATTCATGGAAGATATATATATTCAAACCGATTATTATCTTGGTAAATTCATTCATCTTATGGATGAAGGCTGGACGATATCCGTCTTTTCCGATCATGCTCAGGTAGCGTCAAAACACGATATTCCGTTCCTTGGCGAAATTGCGGGTGTAAATGTTCGAGTAATGCAGGAACTTGGATTTACCGTCTTGAAGACTGATGAAAACGGCAACGAACTTCCTGAAATCGATTGGGAAAAAACCAGAGCCATCGCCCAGCGCGAAGGACACATTTACATTAACCTTAAGGGCAGGGAATCAACCGGTATTGTCGATCCGGCAGACCAATACGAGCTCGAAGAAGAAATCATGACTGCCTTATATGGTTATAAGGATAAAAAGACAGGACACCGGGTTGTATCCGTTGCTTTGAGAAATAGAGATGCGGTTCTGCTCGGACAGGGGGGACCTGAGGCAGGAGATATCTATTATTGCTTAGCAGAAGGATACAACTATGATCACGCCGACTGCTTGTCTACGACTTTGGGTGAAGGGGACACATCCATATCACCGATATTCTTTGTTGCGGGCAATGGTGTCAAAAAAGGATATTACACGGACAGGTTAATCCGCCAGATAGATTTTGCCCCGACCATGGCCGTACTTGGCGGAGTACGCATGCCGGCCCAATGTGAAGGTGCTCCCATGTATCAGATTCTTGAAGAAGAATATTAA
- a CDS encoding ABC transporter ATP-binding protein, which produces MRPVISLKGLSHMTGSRYLLKDINWDINQGDHWVVFGMNGSGKTTLLTILAGFKPLTHGSLTVFGEPYTNDNVLEIRKRIGLVSASFFDQYYTRESALDIVLSGKFGTFGIRYDIQDEDIIKARKLLVELHLGDKIDQLFNMMSKGERQNVLIARALFSNPEILIMDEPCTGLDVYAREHLLNVVRDLAEKTDIAIIYVTHYTEEILSVFDQCLLLRNGYCYTMGKTKEIFNTKSLSDFLRFPVDVKIAEDEKIYIKMDIKSNVRDVIRGSDIWLQ; this is translated from the coding sequence ATGCGTCCGGTCATTTCTCTCAAAGGATTATCCCACATGACAGGCAGCCGATACCTGCTCAAAGATATCAATTGGGATATCAATCAAGGCGACCACTGGGTGGTCTTTGGCATGAATGGAAGCGGCAAGACGACACTCTTGACTATACTGGCTGGTTTTAAGCCGCTTACGCATGGCTCGTTAACGGTCTTTGGTGAGCCCTATACTAATGATAATGTTTTAGAGATCCGTAAAAGGATCGGATTGGTAAGCGCTTCCTTTTTTGACCAGTATTATACGAGAGAGTCAGCCTTGGATATCGTTTTATCGGGTAAATTTGGTACGTTCGGCATCCGGTATGATATTCAGGATGAAGATATCATCAAAGCAAGAAAACTATTGGTCGAGTTGCATCTGGGAGATAAAATCGATCAATTATTCAATATGATGTCGAAAGGGGAACGCCAAAACGTCTTGATAGCCCGAGCGCTGTTCTCTAATCCTGAAATATTAATCATGGATGAACCGTGTACCGGTCTGGACGTTTATGCAAGGGAACATCTTTTGAATGTAGTCCGGGATCTGGCTGAAAAAACAGATATAGCCATTATTTATGTCACTCACTATACAGAGGAAATTTTAAGTGTCTTTGATCAATGCTTACTCTTGCGTAATGGTTATTGTTATACCATGGGTAAAACCAAAGAAATATTTAATACTAAAAGCTTAAGCGATTTTCTGCGCTTCCCTGTGGATGTAAAGATTGCGGAAGATGAGAAAATCTATATTAAAATGGATATAAAATCGAATGTACGTGATGTGATTCGGGGGAGTGATATATGGCTGCAATAA
- a CDS encoding thioredoxin family protein: protein MSLQQLNSNRFEEIIYDNCEPCLVIFSRKDCHVCKEVVPMLDELKPQYEGKFGFYYVDVEEDKNLFQRFSLKGVPQILFFNDGEYQGKLAGKAEEEAVEEKIEEVLGA from the coding sequence ATGTCTTTACAGCAATTAAATTCCAATCGTTTCGAAGAAATTATCTATGATAATTGTGAACCCTGTTTAGTTATCTTTTCAAGGAAAGATTGTCATGTGTGTAAAGAAGTGGTGCCCATGCTGGATGAATTAAAGCCTCAGTATGAAGGCAAATTTGGTTTTTATTATGTCGATGTTGAAGAAGATAAGAATTTATTCCAACGTTTTTCTCTAAAAGGTGTTCCCCAAATTCTCTTTTTCAATGATGGAGAGTATCAAGGTAAACTGGCCGGCAAAGCTGAGGAAGAAGCTGTCGAAGAGAAAATTGAGGAAGTTCTGGGAGCTTAA